From the genome of Excalfactoria chinensis isolate bCotChi1 chromosome 14, bCotChi1.hap2, whole genome shotgun sequence, one region includes:
- the GPR146 gene encoding probable G-protein coupled receptor 146 — translation MWSCETLNSTDNSEDQHLCQDFHFVLSIFSLLYLIICFPIGLCYNGLLVLVNLYNKATMTMPDVYFVNMAIAGLIINALAPMYLLGLANTKWAIWNSNNEVYITLLILFNVSSLVTMYSTTLLSLDYYIERALPRTYMSSVYNTKHVCGFIWGGAMLTSFSSLLFYVCNHVSTKIIECSKMQNKEAADAIMVFIGYVVPAVAVLYALILILRIRKEATPLDQDTGRLDPSVHRLLIATVCTQFTLWTPYYITLLVSTFTYARGRAADENYGRILHFTKVLSKFLAFSSSFVMPLLYRYINKNFPNKLRRLLKKIHCGNQGCSHERTVVQQVMT, via the coding sequence ATGTGGAGCTGTGAAACCTTAAACAGCACTGACAACAGCGAGGACCAGCATCTCTGCCAGGACTTCCACTTTGTGCTATccatcttttcccttctctacCTCATTATATGTTTCCCAATTGGCCTTTGCTACAACGGCCTGCTGGTCCTGGTCAACCTGTACAACAAAGCTACTATGACGATGCCCGATGTTTACTTTGTCAATATGGCCATCGCCGGTCTCATCATCAACGCCTTGGCACCAATGTACCTTCTAGGTCTCGCCAATACAAAATGGGCCATCTGGAATTCTAACAACGAAGTTTATATCACCTTGCTTATTTTGTTCAACGTCTCATCTTTAGTTACCATGTACTCTACGACATTACTCAGTCTGGACTACTACATCGAACGTGCTCTACCTAGAACTTACATGTCCAGTGTGTACAACACCAAGCACGTCTGTGGATTCATATGGGGCGGAGCCATGCTCACGAgtttctcatctcttctgttcTACGTCTGCAACCACGTATCCACTAAAATAATTGAATGCTCCAAGATGCAGAACAAAGAGGCAGCGGATGCCATTATGGTGTTTATCGGGTATGTCGTTCCAGCTGTCGCTGTACTGTATGCACTTATTCTGATCTTGCGAATACGCAAAGAGGCCACACCACTGGATCAAGACACTGGACGATTAGACCCATCAGTGCACAGGCTTTTGATTGCCACAGTCTGTACACAGTTCACGTTATGGACACCCTATTACATTACCCTTTTGGTAAGCACATTTACTTACGCACgaggaagagctgcagatgaAAACTACGGTCGAATATTACATTTTACCAAGGTTTTATCCAAATTCTTGGCTTTCTCGAGCAGCTTTGTAATGCCTTTGCTTTACAGATACATTAACAAAAACTTCCCCAACAAATTGCGACGGTTGCTTAAAAAGATACACTGTGGGAATCAGGGGTGTTCTCACGAACGCACAGTAGTACAGCAAGTCATGACGTAG